A genomic segment from Deltaproteobacteria bacterium encodes:
- a CDS encoding ferredoxin family protein, translating to MPPAFDYEKCTGCGTCDALCPADAIYMKTDDEGETPYLKYPDECWHCGSCRQDCPAEAITILFPPDMLSI from the coding sequence ATGCCCCCTGCATTCGATTATGAAAAATGTACCGGTTGCGGGACCTGCGATGCGCTTTGCCCCGCCGATGCCATTTACATGAAAACCGACGACGAAGGGGAGACCCCTTATTTGAAGTACCCCGATGAATGCTGGCACTGCGGCTCATGCCGGCAGGACTGTCCCGCCGAGGCCATAACCATCCTTTTCCCTCCCGACATGCTCAGCATTTGA
- a CDS encoding TRAP transporter large permease translates to MSLTAIGIIGICILVVLLFSNMPVGFVMGAVGLAGFSYVVTVDAGLSLLARDVWDVFSSYGLTVIPLFVFMGQIAFHSGISRRLYDSAYVLVGHRKGGLAMATVAACAGFSAISGSTNATAATMATVTLPEMKRYGYDMSLATGTVAAAGSLGILIPPSVIFIVYGILTEQSIGKLFAAGILPGILLAGLFLLVIYLRVLKNPSLAPAGPRTSLGEKLRSFAGVLETLLIFALVMGGMFFGIFTPTEAAAAGAFLTLVIALLRKQLTWKGFVRSLADTTRISCMVMVIVTGATIFGHFMAITRIPFDLAGWVTTLPLSRHAIMVVIIVIYLFGGCFMDALAMIMLTIPIFFPVAQALGFDPIWFGVVIVLITEMGVITPPVGVNVYVVYGVAKDVPLEAIFRGVLPMLMALLLCNLIILFFPQVALFLPGLMR, encoded by the coding sequence ATGAGTCTGACAGCGATTGGCATCATAGGTATTTGTATTCTGGTCGTCCTCTTGTTTTCCAACATGCCCGTGGGTTTCGTCATGGGTGCCGTGGGTCTCGCGGGGTTCAGTTACGTGGTGACGGTGGATGCAGGTCTGTCCCTTCTTGCCAGGGACGTATGGGACGTATTTTCATCCTATGGCTTGACCGTGATTCCCCTGTTTGTCTTTATGGGCCAGATCGCCTTTCATTCCGGAATCAGCCGGAGGCTTTATGACTCAGCCTACGTGCTGGTAGGCCATCGAAAGGGTGGGCTGGCCATGGCCACAGTCGCCGCCTGTGCAGGCTTTTCCGCCATATCGGGTTCAACCAATGCCACGGCTGCCACCATGGCCACGGTGACCCTCCCGGAAATGAAACGTTACGGGTATGACATGAGCCTTGCAACAGGCACGGTGGCGGCCGCCGGGAGCCTGGGAATCCTGATTCCACCCAGCGTTATCTTCATCGTCTACGGGATTCTAACAGAGCAATCCATCGGAAAGCTTTTCGCCGCAGGTATTCTGCCCGGTATCCTCCTGGCCGGCCTTTTCCTCCTGGTCATCTATCTCAGGGTCTTAAAGAATCCCTCACTGGCACCGGCCGGTCCCCGGACCAGTCTGGGCGAGAAACTTCGCTCCTTTGCCGGAGTCCTGGAAACCCTCCTTATTTTCGCCCTGGTGATGGGAGGAATGTTTTTCGGCATTTTCACTCCCACGGAGGCTGCGGCGGCCGGGGCATTCCTGACCCTGGTCATTGCCCTTTTGAGGAAACAGCTTACATGGAAGGGTTTTGTTCGTTCCCTGGCCGATACCACCCGGATCAGTTGCATGGTCATGGTGATCGTAACCGGGGCGACGATCTTCGGGCATTTTATGGCCATCACGAGGATCCCCTTTGACCTGGCGGGCTGGGTCACCACCCTGCCCTTATCCAGGCACGCCATTATGGTGGTGATCATAGTGATCTACCTTTTCGGTGGATGTTTCATGGACGCTCTGGCCATGATCATGCTCACCATCCCCATCTTTTTTCCCGTGGCCCAGGCCCTGGGGTTCGATCCCATCTGGTTCGGAGTCGTGATCGTCCTGATCACCGAAATGGGGGTGATTACTCCTCCGGTAGGGGTGAACGTCTATGTTGTTTACGGAGTGGCAAAGGACGTGCCGTTGGAGGCCATCTTCAGAGGGGTCTTGCCAATGCTGATGGCTTTGCTCCTTTGCAATCTCATTATCCTCTTCTTCCCTCAAGTGGCCCTGTTCCTGCCGGGGCTCATGCGGTAA
- a CDS encoding TRAP transporter small permease, with product MEGFERFSDRFARVLYWIAGIAIILMMLLTCADVILRLFRRPIPGTYELVCFFGAVAVGFAMAHTSNERGHVSVSLIVRLLPNRLQAGIETLTNLLSLILFALISWRSVLYASSLRASGEVSLTLKLPFYPFVYGIGIAAGAVCLVLFVDLVKSSTRLFFK from the coding sequence ATGGAAGGGTTTGAACGGTTCAGCGATCGATTCGCACGGGTGCTCTATTGGATTGCCGGCATTGCCATAATCTTGATGATGTTACTCACCTGTGCGGATGTCATCTTGAGGCTTTTTCGGAGACCGATTCCAGGGACCTACGAATTGGTCTGTTTCTTCGGCGCCGTGGCGGTCGGCTTTGCCATGGCCCATACTTCAAACGAGCGAGGGCATGTATCGGTAAGTCTTATAGTCCGGCTCCTTCCTAACAGATTGCAGGCCGGGATCGAGACCCTTACCAATCTGCTGAGTCTCATCCTCTTCGCCCTCATATCCTGGAGATCCGTGCTCTATGCATCGAGCCTGCGGGCGAGCGGTGAGGTTTCCCTCACCCTGAAACTGCCGTTTTATCCATTTGTTTACGGCATCGGCATCGCGGCGGGGGCAGTTTGCCTGGTCTTATTTGTGGATCTGGTCAAAAGCAGTACGAGGTTGTTTTTCAAATGA
- a CDS encoding TRAP transporter substrate-binding protein produces MRKAFLFLLVGLVAVSFFTMGATKANAATIKLTFSIFFPPSHSQAKAAIDFAKEVEKRTNGKVQITTFPGGTLTKAPQVYDGVVKGISDLGNSCFAYTRGRFPVMAAVDLPMGYPSGKVATRVANAFAKTVNPKELQDVKILYVHAHGPGILHTKKPVRKLEDLKGMKIRATGLSAKVVKALGGVPVAMPQGQTYEALQKGVVEGTFSPIEVLKGWKQGEVVKYTTMCYSVGYTTAMFVVMNLKKWNALPDDVKKVMDEVADEWVDVHGAAWDASDAAGLEFAKSLGNELIKLSDAESARWRQAVEPVINDYSANTPNGSKYVQTVRDLIKKYSK; encoded by the coding sequence ATGAGAAAGGCCTTTTTGTTCTTACTCGTTGGATTGGTAGCCGTCTCTTTTTTCACTATGGGCGCGACCAAGGCAAATGCCGCCACTATCAAGCTCACCTTTAGCATCTTCTTTCCCCCTTCACATTCACAAGCCAAAGCAGCGATTGATTTTGCAAAAGAAGTTGAAAAACGAACCAATGGAAAAGTACAAATCACTACTTTCCCCGGGGGGACTCTGACCAAGGCCCCGCAGGTCTATGACGGCGTGGTAAAGGGGATCTCCGACCTGGGAAATTCATGCTTTGCCTATACCAGGGGACGCTTTCCCGTTATGGCGGCGGTTGATCTGCCCATGGGCTACCCTTCCGGAAAGGTGGCCACAAGGGTGGCTAATGCCTTTGCCAAGACGGTCAATCCCAAGGAATTGCAAGACGTGAAGATCCTTTACGTCCATGCCCACGGCCCCGGCATACTCCACACCAAGAAGCCGGTTCGTAAACTCGAGGATCTCAAGGGCATGAAGATCCGTGCCACCGGTCTGAGCGCAAAGGTGGTAAAGGCCCTGGGAGGGGTTCCGGTGGCCATGCCGCAGGGTCAAACCTATGAGGCCTTGCAGAAGGGTGTCGTAGAGGGTACCTTCAGCCCCATCGAGGTGCTCAAGGGCTGGAAGCAGGGCGAAGTCGTGAAATATACTACAATGTGTTACAGCGTTGGTTATACCACTGCCATGTTCGTGGTCATGAACCTCAAAAAATGGAACGCCCTGCCCGATGACGTGAAGAAGGTCATGGATGAGGTGGCCGATGAGTGGGTGGATGTCCACGGAGCCGCTTGGGACGCTTCGGATGCCGCAGGGCTCGAATTCGCCAAGAGCCTTGGAAACGAACTCATTAAACTCTCCGATGCCGAAAGCGCGCGGTGGCGGCAAGCCGTTGAACCGGTGATCAATGACTATAGCGCCAATACGCCGAACGGTTCCAAGTACGTGCAGACCGTGAGAGACCTCATCAAAAAATACAGCAAGTAG
- a CDS encoding CZB domain-containing protein, with translation MRFQDLTLGKKIACGFGIILILLAGMVVLSFTGIDGIVGNASQAIDGNRLDGLISQMMVDQLNWANGINTLLTDKETTRLPVEIDERKCSFGKWFYGEGRKEAERLVPTLKPYLQKIEGVHKKLHESARAIVTHFKQVDEGLPDLLAGGELDLFKWVFSIDEFFIKNKTELSVEIDPRSTPLGKWIYGEGARKVIEGNEKMAALIKELKSSQEKLYRSAAEIKESYKKIHPGLLLILKDCLEDVRGWTIKVSESILQGKNNLGVETDPSTSAIWKFMDSKEAAEYTKDFPLLKKTLSRCKIPLQNLYDSAVEIDAALKEGDKVKAEQLYTSRMLPYLKELSKHFTAAISYEMLSVMRNDEARKIFKTKTLPALHDTVAALRKVRAEAEDMLKGMREADRIYAQETLPALRASQSLLSAMRGEVKKHTMTDDAMLASAQTVKRYISMMGIAVIIVGILAAIFMTRGIIRIFRGISRKIDQGALRVASASNQILSASHSLAEGTGEQASSLEETSSALEEMSSMTRQNADHASQANGLMKDVNRIVEKANGSMKELTTAIEDISGASMETQKIVKAIDEIAFQTNLLALNAAVEAARAGEAGAGFAVVADEVRNLAMRAGEAAKNTAVLIDGTVNKVKNSAEIVGKTNEAFEEVTASSMKVGDLVQEIAAASSEQARGIEQINKAILEMDRLTQENAASAEECASASRVLNNEAEGMKGTVDELLGIIGLDRKDTDGREALETGITETDFPVQTGDSDSDLLEAPDHPEETQYPIKQ, from the coding sequence GGGAAAAAAATAGCGTGTGGGTTCGGTATCATCCTGATCCTTTTGGCGGGAATGGTTGTTTTGAGCTTTACCGGCATCGACGGGATCGTAGGAAATGCCAGCCAAGCCATTGACGGGAACAGACTTGACGGACTCATTTCCCAGATGATGGTGGATCAGCTTAACTGGGCCAACGGCATCAACACCCTGCTGACCGACAAAGAAACCACCAGACTTCCGGTTGAGATAGATGAGCGCAAGTGCTCTTTTGGAAAGTGGTTTTACGGAGAAGGGAGGAAGGAAGCCGAAAGACTGGTTCCGACCCTGAAACCCTATCTCCAGAAGATCGAAGGGGTCCATAAAAAACTTCACGAATCGGCCCGAGCCATAGTCACTCACTTCAAGCAGGTTGATGAGGGCCTTCCGGACTTGCTGGCCGGTGGGGAACTGGATCTCTTTAAATGGGTGTTCTCAATTGACGAATTTTTCATCAAGAACAAGACCGAGCTATCCGTGGAAATCGATCCTCGGTCCACTCCCCTGGGGAAATGGATCTATGGTGAGGGGGCCAGGAAAGTGATTGAAGGAAATGAAAAAATGGCCGCCCTGATAAAAGAGCTCAAGTCTTCCCAGGAAAAGCTTTACCGGAGTGCAGCGGAGATCAAGGAATCCTACAAGAAGATTCATCCAGGTCTTCTCCTCATTCTCAAAGACTGCCTTGAGGATGTTCGGGGGTGGACCATAAAGGTGTCTGAGAGCATCCTCCAGGGAAAGAACAACCTGGGGGTGGAAACCGATCCTTCGACAAGCGCTATTTGGAAATTCATGGATTCCAAAGAAGCGGCCGAATATACCAAGGACTTCCCCCTGTTGAAAAAGACCCTTTCCCGATGCAAGATTCCGCTTCAGAATCTTTACGATTCCGCGGTTGAAATCGACGCCGCATTGAAAGAAGGGGACAAGGTTAAAGCAGAACAACTATATACTTCTCGTATGCTTCCATACCTGAAAGAGTTGTCAAAACATTTCACGGCGGCGATCAGCTATGAAATGCTGTCGGTGATGAGAAACGATGAAGCCAGGAAGATCTTCAAGACGAAAACCCTGCCTGCCCTGCATGACACGGTCGCGGCCCTCAGGAAGGTGAGGGCGGAGGCCGAGGATATGCTCAAGGGAATGCGGGAAGCTGATCGTATTTATGCTCAGGAGACCCTGCCGGCCCTTCGCGCCAGTCAGTCCCTGTTGTCCGCTATGCGCGGCGAGGTGAAGAAGCACACTATGACGGATGACGCCATGCTGGCCTCCGCCCAGACGGTCAAACGGTATATCAGTATGATGGGTATAGCTGTAATTATCGTCGGCATCCTGGCGGCCATCTTTATGACCAGGGGAATAATCAGGATTTTCCGAGGGATTTCCAGGAAAATCGACCAGGGGGCCCTGAGAGTCGCATCGGCCTCGAACCAGATCCTCTCAGCCAGCCATTCCCTGGCGGAAGGCACCGGTGAGCAGGCTTCTTCCTTGGAGGAAACTTCTTCAGCTTTGGAGGAGATGTCTTCCATGACAAGGCAGAACGCTGATCATGCGAGCCAGGCCAACGGCTTGATGAAAGATGTGAATCGGATTGTGGAAAAGGCCAATGGATCGATGAAGGAACTGACCACGGCTATTGAGGACATATCCGGTGCAAGCATGGAGACTCAAAAAATCGTGAAAGCGATAGATGAGATCGCTTTTCAGACCAATCTCCTGGCGTTGAACGCCGCGGTAGAGGCTGCAAGGGCCGGGGAGGCCGGCGCAGGTTTTGCCGTTGTCGCCGATGAGGTCCGCAATCTGGCTATGAGGGCAGGAGAGGCGGCCAAGAATACGGCGGTCCTCATTGACGGCACCGTAAATAAAGTCAAGAACAGCGCGGAGATCGTGGGCAAGACCAATGAGGCATTCGAAGAGGTGACCGCGAGCTCCATGAAGGTTGGAGATCTGGTCCAGGAAATCGCCGCGGCCTCAAGTGAGCAGGCCCGCGGGATCGAACAGATAAATAAGGCCATCCTCGAAATGGACCGGTTGACCCAGGAAAACGCCGCCAGTGCGGAAGAATGCGCCTCGGCAAGCCGCGTGTTGAATAATGAGGCGGAGGGTATGAAAGGGACGGTGGATGAATTGCTGGGCATCATCGGCCTTGACAGAAAGGATACAGATGGAAGGGAAGCCTTGGAAACGGGGATAACGGAGACCGATTTTCCCGTCCAAACAGGTGATTCCGATTCCGATTTGCTGGAAGCCCCAGACCACCCTGAAGAGACTCAATACCCGATAAAGCAGTGA